In the genome of Hymenobacter cellulosivorans, one region contains:
- a CDS encoding putative quinol monooxygenase, with amino-acid sequence MSTPADIYCVAAEWLVQPGHEETVGRLLREAAQAVRDNEPGNLVYTAHQSVEEPGRFFVYEQYVDQAAQLAHRETADFKRIVLGQIVPLLAERKTTFYRLLL; translated from the coding sequence ATGAGTACTCCAGCAGATATCTACTGCGTAGCGGCCGAGTGGCTGGTGCAGCCCGGCCACGAAGAAACGGTGGGCCGCCTGCTGCGCGAAGCCGCCCAGGCCGTGCGCGACAATGAGCCCGGCAACCTGGTTTACACGGCTCACCAGTCGGTGGAGGAGCCGGGGCGGTTCTTCGTTTATGAGCAGTACGTCGACCAAGCCGCTCAGCTGGCACACCGCGAAACGGCCGACTTCAAGCGCATCGTACTGGGCCAGATCGTACCCTTGCTGGCCGAGCGCAAAACCACTTTTTACCGACTGCTGCTCTAG
- a CDS encoding MarR family winged helix-turn-helix transcriptional regulator, protein MSDASTSSSADALLQLDNQLCFPLYAVSRMLTKAYQPYLQALDLTYPQYLVFLLLWEHDERTVKELGEKLLLDSGTLTPLLKRMEQKQWLSRRRDPRDERSVLIALLPAGRALREPACRIPEQLFQHMGMTPPEFEALRAQLNTLLTRLS, encoded by the coding sequence ATGAGCGACGCCAGCACTTCCTCCTCCGCCGATGCCCTGCTACAGCTTGACAACCAGCTGTGCTTTCCGCTCTACGCCGTGTCGCGGATGCTGACCAAGGCTTACCAGCCCTACTTGCAGGCCCTCGACCTGACGTACCCGCAGTACCTGGTGTTTCTGCTGCTGTGGGAGCACGACGAACGAACGGTGAAGGAGCTCGGCGAGAAGCTCCTCCTCGACTCAGGCACGCTCACGCCCCTGCTTAAGCGCATGGAGCAGAAACAGTGGCTTAGCCGCCGCCGCGACCCGCGCGACGAACGCTCGGTGCTGATTGCATTGCTGCCGGCCGGCCGGGCGCTGCGCGAGCCAGCCTGCCGCATTCCCGAGCAGCTGTTTCAGCACATGGGCATGACCCCACCCGAATTTGAAGCCTTGCGGGCCCAACTCAACACGCTTTTAACCCGGCTTTCCTAA
- a CDS encoding NADP-dependent oxidoreductase, translating to MKTKTILLASRPQGLPTNEQFQFETLDLPAPTAGQVLLQTRYVSVDPYMRGRMNEGKSYIAPFQVGEPIAGGVVAEVIESQNEALPVGSVVVGNLPWQEFILSDGKGLNRIPTDKAPVSYFLGLLGMPGLTAYFGLLDICQPKPGETVVVSGAAGAVGMIVGQLAKIQGARVIGTAGSDEKVAYLKQLGFDEAINYKTTPDIAQALAAAAPKGVDCYFDNVGGAITDAVYDLLNKHARIALCGQIASYNDTETPVGPRPESKLLKTSARLQGFIVGDYYSRWPEGVQKLTEWYSQGKLRTEETITEGFDQIPAAFLGLFKGENTGKALVKVS from the coding sequence ATGAAAACCAAAACCATCCTGCTCGCCAGCCGCCCCCAAGGCCTTCCGACCAACGAGCAATTCCAGTTCGAAACCCTCGACCTTCCGGCCCCTACTGCCGGTCAGGTGCTGCTCCAGACCCGCTACGTATCCGTCGACCCCTACATGCGGGGCCGCATGAACGAGGGCAAATCCTACATTGCGCCTTTTCAGGTGGGTGAGCCGATTGCCGGCGGGGTCGTAGCCGAGGTCATTGAAAGTCAGAATGAAGCGTTGCCGGTGGGCAGCGTGGTAGTCGGTAATTTGCCCTGGCAGGAGTTTATTCTCTCCGATGGCAAAGGCCTGAACCGCATTCCCACCGATAAGGCACCGGTGAGCTATTTCCTGGGCTTGCTGGGGATGCCCGGGCTGACGGCATACTTCGGTTTACTCGACATCTGCCAGCCCAAGCCCGGCGAAACCGTGGTGGTATCGGGCGCGGCCGGCGCCGTAGGCATGATAGTGGGCCAGCTCGCCAAAATTCAGGGCGCGCGGGTTATCGGCACGGCTGGCTCCGATGAGAAGGTGGCCTACCTCAAGCAACTGGGCTTCGACGAGGCCATCAATTACAAAACCACGCCCGACATTGCCCAGGCCTTGGCTGCAGCTGCCCCGAAGGGCGTGGACTGCTACTTCGACAACGTGGGCGGCGCTATTACCGACGCCGTCTACGACTTGCTCAACAAACATGCCCGCATTGCCCTCTGCGGCCAGATTGCCAGCTACAACGATACCGAAACGCCCGTAGGGCCACGGCCGGAAAGCAAGCTGCTCAAAACCAGCGCCCGGCTGCAGGGCTTTATCGTAGGCGACTATTACAGCCGCTGGCCCGAAGGCGTACAGAAGCTTACCGAGTGGTACAGCCAGGGCAAGCTGCGGACCGAGGAAACCATTACCGAAGGTTTCGACCAAATTCCGGCCGCTTTCCTGGGCTTGTTTAAAGGCGAGAATACCGGCAAAGCCTTGGTGAAAGTAAGCTAA
- a CDS encoding T9SS type A sorting domain-containing protein: MTRSLRLLSSLLFGAVLLPLAAQAQVPGALPSDPSRAAAPTKAAATARPAALSLPFFDDFSTQPEGAPSPQRWEAGGGVLINNRFILAPPSRGAATFDGLNAKGLPRGSFFSDTDTLTSLPIDLSGLTAASNAYLSFFWQAGNIVSAPTTASSSRPVFIQLEFLGNGGPNDWRLIWTQRSQGQRTGFRQLLFPVTDPRFLHANFRFRFHTSGNQSNVDNDDAWSIDYVRLDRNRSATDSTNRDIATSKPLGSLLKRYTAMPVWQYNASPAPANELNDVISTTVNNLGPGPASTPVDWLGTLQVLPGGPVATTTKTGKSLDPGSRQTPVVVDARPLAIPLTPEEKVLRHSIYLLTGEAANTLTVRNDTISRLTELRNYYAYDDGTPEATLSIERFSTTGIRYRAHRYDLNKPDQVRSLRLYPILPAAAGRTITVNVWDDLNGKPAAQPKATQSFTIPAVLPAGQKFIEVNFATPVSVSGTFYVGYGHGQYGNSVVPFGLDLNNAPPDGYFLKSTFGVWENAAFDFSTVGGAPAGAVMMRPVMTNNVAVTATADAQTAATYSLYPNPSTGLVRVQGTYKQAAVLDAMGRTVWTQPVGQLGQEELNLEHLAGGIYVVQLTLPSGLLVNKRLVLAR; this comes from the coding sequence ATGACCCGTTCCTTACGTCTTTTATCGTCCCTGCTATTCGGCGCCGTCCTGCTGCCCCTCGCGGCCCAGGCCCAGGTGCCTGGCGCGCTGCCCAGCGACCCTAGCCGGGCTGCCGCCCCGACCAAGGCCGCTGCTACTGCCCGGCCCGCCGCGCTCAGTCTGCCTTTCTTCGACGACTTTTCCACACAGCCCGAAGGCGCGCCCAGCCCGCAGCGCTGGGAAGCGGGCGGGGGCGTGCTAATTAACAACCGCTTCATCCTAGCTCCCCCTTCCCGCGGAGCCGCTACGTTTGATGGGCTCAACGCCAAAGGCTTGCCCCGGGGCAGCTTCTTTAGCGACACTGACACGCTGACGTCCCTGCCAATCGACCTGAGCGGACTGACGGCAGCCAGCAACGCCTACCTGAGCTTTTTCTGGCAGGCGGGCAACATTGTGTCGGCGCCCACTACGGCCAGTAGCTCGCGGCCGGTGTTTATCCAGCTGGAATTTCTCGGCAACGGTGGCCCCAATGATTGGCGGCTCATCTGGACCCAGCGCAGCCAGGGCCAGCGCACGGGCTTTCGCCAGCTGCTGTTTCCCGTTACCGACCCGCGCTTTCTGCACGCCAACTTCCGCTTCCGGTTTCACACCTCCGGCAACCAGTCGAACGTGGACAATGACGACGCCTGGAGCATCGACTACGTGCGGCTAGACCGTAACCGCTCCGCCACCGACTCTACCAACCGCGACATTGCCACCAGTAAGCCCTTAGGCAGCCTGCTCAAGCGCTACACCGCCATGCCGGTGTGGCAATACAACGCCAGCCCCGCCCCCGCCAACGAGCTGAACGACGTTATCAGCACGACCGTCAACAACCTCGGGCCCGGGCCGGCCAGTACGCCCGTCGACTGGCTCGGCACGCTGCAGGTATTGCCCGGCGGCCCGGTAGCTACCACCACCAAAACGGGCAAGTCCCTGGACCCTGGCAGCCGCCAGACGCCGGTAGTTGTAGATGCCCGGCCTCTTGCTATTCCGCTGACGCCGGAGGAAAAGGTGCTGCGCCACTCCATTTACCTGCTCACCGGGGAGGCGGCCAACACGCTGACCGTGCGCAACGACACGATTTCGCGCCTCACTGAGCTGCGCAATTACTACGCCTACGACGATGGCACGCCGGAGGCCACGCTCAGCATCGAGCGGTTTTCGACCACCGGCATCCGTTACCGGGCCCACCGCTACGACCTGAACAAGCCCGACCAGGTCCGCAGCCTGCGCCTCTACCCGATTCTGCCCGCCGCCGCCGGCCGCACTATCACCGTCAATGTGTGGGACGACCTGAATGGCAAGCCCGCCGCCCAGCCCAAAGCCACGCAGAGCTTTACTATTCCGGCCGTGCTGCCGGCTGGCCAGAAGTTTATCGAAGTCAACTTTGCTACGCCAGTGTCAGTTTCCGGCACGTTCTACGTGGGCTACGGCCACGGGCAGTACGGCAACTCGGTGGTGCCCTTCGGCCTGGATTTGAACAACGCCCCGCCGGATGGGTACTTCCTGAAAAGCACGTTTGGCGTGTGGGAAAACGCCGCTTTCGACTTTTCCACCGTAGGCGGGGCCCCGGCCGGGGCCGTGATGATGCGTCCGGTAATGACCAACAACGTGGCCGTAACCGCCACTGCGGATGCCCAAACGGCTGCCACGTACTCGCTTTATCCTAACCCCAGCACTGGCCTGGTGCGGGTGCAGGGCACTTACAAGCAGGCCGCCGTGCTCGACGCCATGGGCCGCACCGTCTGGACCCAGCCCGTGGGCCAGCTGGGACAGGAAGAGTTAAATCTGGAGCACCTGGCCGGCGGTATTTACGTAGTGCAGCTTACGCTACCTAGCGGCCTGCTGGTGAATAAACGCCTGGTGCTGGCCCGCTAA
- a CDS encoding rhodanese-like domain-containing protein codes for MNDITPEELKQRQAAGETPIILDVRETWENEEGHIEGSQNIPLGTLPDKIADLEDHKDAEIIVHCKGGGRSASAKALLTQHGFSNVRNLLGGYSAYKAQ; via the coding sequence ATGAACGACATCACCCCCGAAGAGCTGAAGCAGCGGCAGGCCGCCGGCGAAACTCCCATTATCCTGGACGTGCGCGAAACCTGGGAAAATGAGGAAGGCCACATCGAAGGCAGCCAGAACATTCCGCTTGGCACTCTACCCGATAAAATTGCCGACCTGGAAGACCACAAAGACGCCGAAATCATTGTGCACTGCAAGGGTGGCGGCCGCTCGGCTTCGGCCAAGGCCCTGCTCACCCAGCATGGTTTTAGCAACGTGCGTAACCTGCTCGGCGGCTACAGCGCCTACAAGGCCCAGTAG
- a CDS encoding PASTA domain-containing protein, which yields MSFLKSDTPIDVVKHLLVIGAAGALLLFGFFFVYLPITTNHGETIVVPKITGMKQEALEDYLDERNLRYFVDDSSYNPTIAPFTVLTQDPAPGERVKEDRKIYISVSMKNPPVIKMPKLVDGSQKNAQMILSSYGLMVGKIIKVPDLAQNAVLKQMVNGKEIAPGDPIAKGTSVDLVVGDGQGNQEFPVPNVVNMPQDEAATLLVGQGLQVGEIFYQPVEEGQTEGTVVKQRPVPSPGATIRMGQLVDLWIAGDAPLKTVQ from the coding sequence ATGTCATTTCTAAAATCGGATACGCCCATTGATGTCGTCAAGCACCTGTTGGTGATTGGGGCTGCGGGGGCGTTGCTGTTGTTCGGCTTCTTTTTCGTGTATCTGCCCATTACCACCAACCACGGCGAAACCATCGTGGTGCCCAAGATTACGGGCATGAAGCAGGAAGCCCTGGAAGACTACCTCGACGAGCGGAACCTGCGTTACTTCGTCGACGACAGCAGCTACAACCCGACCATCGCGCCTTTCACCGTGCTGACCCAGGACCCGGCCCCCGGCGAGCGGGTAAAAGAGGACCGTAAAATCTACATCTCGGTGAGCATGAAAAACCCACCGGTGATTAAGATGCCCAAGCTGGTGGACGGCTCCCAGAAGAACGCCCAGATGATTTTGAGCAGCTACGGCCTGATGGTGGGCAAAATCATCAAGGTGCCGGACCTGGCCCAGAATGCGGTACTCAAGCAGATGGTAAACGGGAAGGAAATTGCCCCCGGCGACCCTATTGCCAAAGGCACCAGCGTGGATCTGGTAGTCGGCGACGGACAGGGCAACCAGGAATTTCCGGTACCGAACGTGGTGAATATGCCCCAGGATGAGGCCGCTACCTTGCTCGTAGGCCAAGGCCTGCAGGTGGGGGAAATTTTCTATCAGCCCGTTGAGGAAGGCCAGACCGAAGGCACCGTGGTAAAGCAACGCCCCGTGCCTTCGCCCGGCGCGACCATCCGCATGGGCCAGCTCGTGGACCTATGGATTGCCGGTGACGCTCCGCTCAAAACGGTGCAGTAA
- a CDS encoding RecQ family ATP-dependent DNA helicase encodes MSQLPTDDILLVLRQTWGHSAFRPMQEDIIRSVLAGQDTLALLPTGGGKSICFQVPALARPGLCLVVSPLIALMKDQVENLRKRGIKAEAVYAGMSHTEIDQTLDNCVYGPVKFLYVSPERLLTEMFQARVKKMRVSLLAVDEAHCLSQWGYDFRPPYLRIAELRELLPGVPCIALTATATEQVRQDIVEKLHFGPSHRVFQQSFARPNLSYSVLNTEDKLRRLEEVVRGVGADKTSIVYARTRRQTEDTSAFLQQAGVKAAPYHAGLPSEQRTRTQQDWMQNRIRCIVATNAFGMGIDKPDVRLVVHLDAPDNLEAYYQEAGRAGRDEKYAFAVLLQAPNDADELRRRTQQAFPPLDTVRRVYQALANFSRTAVGGGELVAFDFDLQQFAETYRIKALDAHNSLRTLEREGFVQVNEAVNNPARVHIPIDHTDLYRFQVANAQHDQLIKSLLRFNGGELFTGFQRISENSLAQHLKKSVLDVRKMLVFLHRSGIIQYQPKHESPQALFTTGRYDADKLPLDQKRLNQARELAVHKTESVIRYADGGRCRQQLLLEYFGELDAAPCKVCDYCLAQKKARQAAAPAAGLREQLVQLLKATPQTPREVLAHFAPGQATEVTEQLRELVELGQLRYAPDGRLG; translated from the coding sequence TTGTCACAGCTACCTACCGACGATATTTTACTAGTGTTGCGCCAGACCTGGGGCCACTCGGCGTTTCGGCCGATGCAGGAGGATATTATCCGCTCGGTGCTGGCCGGGCAGGATACGCTGGCTTTGCTTCCCACGGGCGGAGGAAAAAGTATCTGTTTTCAGGTGCCGGCTCTAGCCCGACCGGGGTTGTGCCTGGTCGTCTCGCCGCTGATTGCGCTGATGAAGGATCAGGTGGAAAACCTGCGCAAGCGCGGCATCAAGGCCGAGGCGGTATATGCCGGCATGAGCCACACCGAAATAGACCAGACGCTGGACAACTGCGTGTATGGGCCGGTGAAGTTCCTGTACGTGTCGCCCGAGCGGCTCTTGACGGAAATGTTTCAGGCCCGGGTCAAGAAAATGCGGGTGAGCCTGCTGGCCGTCGATGAGGCGCATTGCCTCTCACAGTGGGGCTACGACTTCCGGCCGCCGTATCTGCGCATTGCCGAGCTGCGGGAGTTGCTGCCGGGCGTGCCCTGCATTGCCCTCACGGCCACGGCCACTGAGCAGGTGCGCCAGGATATTGTCGAAAAGCTCCATTTCGGCCCCAGTCACCGGGTTTTTCAGCAAAGCTTTGCCCGGCCCAACCTCTCGTATTCAGTGCTGAACACCGAAGACAAGCTGCGGCGGCTGGAAGAAGTGGTGCGCGGGGTAGGGGCCGACAAAACCAGCATCGTATATGCCCGCACTCGGCGCCAAACCGAAGATACGTCTGCTTTTCTGCAACAGGCCGGCGTGAAGGCGGCCCCCTACCACGCTGGCCTGCCCTCGGAGCAGCGTACCCGCACCCAGCAGGACTGGATGCAGAACCGGATCCGCTGCATCGTGGCCACAAATGCCTTTGGCATGGGCATCGACAAGCCCGACGTGCGCCTGGTTGTTCACCTCGATGCGCCCGACAACTTAGAAGCTTACTATCAGGAAGCCGGCCGGGCCGGGCGGGATGAGAAATATGCCTTTGCCGTGCTGCTGCAGGCCCCTAACGATGCCGACGAGCTGCGTCGCCGCACCCAGCAGGCCTTTCCACCCCTCGACACGGTGCGGCGGGTATATCAGGCCTTGGCCAACTTTTCACGCACAGCCGTGGGCGGTGGCGAATTGGTGGCCTTCGATTTCGACTTGCAGCAGTTCGCCGAAACCTACCGCATCAAGGCCCTGGATGCGCACAACAGCCTGCGAACCCTGGAGCGGGAAGGCTTTGTGCAGGTAAACGAGGCCGTGAACAACCCGGCCCGGGTCCACATTCCCATCGACCATACTGATTTGTACCGGTTTCAGGTAGCCAATGCCCAGCACGACCAGCTCATCAAAAGCCTGCTGCGCTTCAACGGCGGAGAACTGTTCACCGGATTCCAGCGGATTTCGGAAAACAGCTTGGCCCAGCACCTGAAGAAAAGTGTGCTGGACGTACGCAAAATGCTGGTGTTTCTGCACCGCTCGGGTATTATCCAGTACCAGCCCAAGCACGAGTCGCCCCAGGCGCTGTTTACGACCGGGCGCTACGACGCCGACAAGCTGCCCCTGGACCAGAAGCGCCTCAACCAAGCCCGGGAGCTGGCCGTGCACAAAACCGAGTCGGTGATACGCTACGCCGATGGGGGTCGCTGCCGCCAACAGCTGCTGCTGGAATATTTCGGGGAGCTGGATGCCGCGCCGTGCAAAGTGTGCGACTATTGCTTGGCCCAGAAGAAGGCCCGGCAGGCCGCGGCGCCGGCAGCCGGGCTGCGCGAGCAGCTTGTGCAACTGCTCAAAGCCACCCCCCAGACGCCCCGGGAAGTGCTGGCTCATTTCGCACCGGGCCAAGCCACCGAAGTTACCGAGCAACTGCGGGAGCTAGTGGAGCTAGGCCAGTTGCGCTACGCTCCGGATGGGCGGTTGGGGTAA
- a CDS encoding ABC transporter ATP-binding protein, with product MLQAINVRKKYNTLEVLRGIDLTIEKSEIVSIVGSSGAGKSTLLHILGTLDNPDSGEVLFDGTSVSSLGRSNLAKFRNRHIGFIFQFHNLLPEFTALENVCLPAYLAGRSEKETRVRARELLGMLNLERRADHKPSEMSGGEQQRTAVARALINSPEIIFADEPSGNLDSQNAQELHQIFFLLRKELGQTFVIVTHNDQLAEMADRKITMKDGNIWEG from the coding sequence TTGCTGCAGGCCATCAACGTTCGGAAGAAATACAACACGCTGGAAGTGCTCCGGGGCATCGATCTGACGATTGAAAAGTCGGAAATCGTGTCGATTGTCGGCTCCTCGGGGGCCGGAAAAAGTACGCTGCTGCACATTCTGGGCACTTTGGATAACCCCGATTCGGGTGAGGTCCTGTTTGATGGCACGTCGGTCAGTTCCCTGGGCCGCTCCAATCTGGCCAAGTTCCGCAACCGCCACATCGGCTTCATTTTCCAGTTCCATAATCTGCTGCCCGAGTTTACGGCCCTCGAGAACGTGTGTCTGCCGGCGTATTTGGCTGGCCGCTCGGAAAAGGAAACCCGGGTGCGGGCCCGCGAATTGCTTGGCATGCTGAACCTGGAGCGCCGCGCCGACCATAAGCCCTCGGAAATGAGCGGCGGCGAGCAGCAGCGCACGGCCGTAGCCCGGGCGTTGATCAATTCGCCCGAAATCATCTTCGCCGATGAGCCCAGCGGCAACCTCGACTCCCAGAATGCTCAAGAGCTGCACCAGATCTTCTTTCTGCTGCGTAAGGAGCTCGGCCAGACCTTCGTTATTGTGACCCACAACGACCAGCTAGCCGAAATGGCTGACCGAAAGATCACCATGAAGGACGGTAACATTTGGGAAGGTTAG
- a CDS encoding glycoside hydrolase family 113 produces MGGSAARWANFFFAHFAFQPSRVASFASRRWLWAGPAGLLTLFLTFLLAWWHWPHSSTPRRAPATPARSRAALLADGRFRGVSWVAGDSVTALDLQPLIRAHVTWIAQTPFGWQADAAQPTVQLHTGVGSRRRGRGYWGETDYGLVHTAQLARQHGIQTLLKPHLWVRGAGAWPGSIQMQNPADWQAWFAAYSTFIVHYAQLAEENHFGALCIGTELEKTVSHEKEWRALIKQVRRVYHGPLTYAANWSGEFEQVKFWDALDFIGVQAYFPLSKVSSPPRAELLAAWQTHQAAIARVQRKYKKPVVFTEAGYRNTADAAIEPWTWPDRTAVFFTPDEQTQATCYAALFETFWPQSWFKGLFIWKWYPGLQPDGPARRHADFTPQHKPAEQVMAQWYGQ; encoded by the coding sequence ATGGGAGGTAGTGCTGCCCGTTGGGCCAATTTCTTTTTTGCTCACTTCGCGTTTCAGCCTTCTAGGGTTGCTTCGTTTGCTTCCCGCCGTTGGCTGTGGGCCGGGCCCGCCGGGCTACTGACGCTGTTTCTCACTTTCCTTCTAGCTTGGTGGCATTGGCCTCACTCATCCACTCCGCGCCGCGCTCCGGCTACTCCGGCCCGCTCCCGGGCCGCGCTGCTGGCTGATGGCCGCTTCCGGGGGGTGAGCTGGGTAGCCGGCGACTCGGTTACGGCCCTCGACTTGCAGCCCCTTATCCGCGCCCACGTCACTTGGATTGCCCAAACGCCCTTTGGCTGGCAAGCTGATGCGGCTCAACCTACCGTGCAGCTACACACTGGGGTCGGCTCGCGCCGCCGAGGCCGTGGCTACTGGGGCGAAACGGATTATGGCCTTGTCCACACGGCTCAGCTGGCCCGGCAGCACGGTATCCAAACGCTGCTCAAGCCCCACCTCTGGGTGCGTGGCGCCGGGGCCTGGCCCGGCAGCATTCAGATGCAGAATCCAGCCGACTGGCAGGCCTGGTTTGCGGCCTACTCTACTTTTATAGTACACTACGCCCAACTGGCTGAAGAAAACCATTTCGGGGCGTTATGCATTGGTACCGAGCTGGAGAAAACGGTAAGCCACGAGAAAGAATGGCGCGCTCTTATTAAACAGGTGCGCCGTGTCTATCACGGCCCGCTGACGTATGCAGCCAACTGGAGCGGGGAGTTTGAGCAGGTAAAATTCTGGGATGCCCTGGACTTCATCGGCGTCCAGGCCTATTTTCCCTTGAGCAAGGTGTCGAGTCCGCCCCGGGCGGAGCTGCTGGCGGCCTGGCAAACGCACCAAGCGGCCATTGCGCGGGTGCAACGCAAGTACAAAAAGCCCGTGGTCTTCACCGAGGCCGGCTACCGCAACACAGCCGATGCCGCCATTGAACCCTGGACCTGGCCCGACCGCACGGCCGTGTTTTTCACCCCCGACGAGCAAACCCAGGCCACCTGCTACGCGGCTTTGTTCGAGACGTTCTGGCCCCAGTCCTGGTTTAAAGGGCTGTTTATCTGGAAATGGTACCCGGGCCTGCAGCCCGATGGCCCGGCCCGGCGCCACGCCGACTTTACGCCCCAGCACAAACCCGCCGAGCAGGTAATGGCCCAGTGGTATGGACAGTAA
- a CDS encoding organic hydroperoxide resistance protein — MKIEKIFTAQAKAKGGRDGHVTTDNNVLDIDLSTPKEMGGPGKAGATNPEQLFAAGYAACFEGALGVAARQAKVKLEGVTVEAFIGFGKAEDGGYGISADLHVNIPGVEQAQAEQLVEAAHGICPYSRATKGNIEVTLNTTTNA, encoded by the coding sequence ATGAAAATCGAAAAAATCTTCACTGCTCAAGCCAAAGCCAAAGGGGGCCGCGACGGTCACGTAACCACCGACAACAACGTGCTGGACATCGACCTGAGCACGCCTAAGGAAATGGGTGGCCCTGGCAAAGCGGGTGCTACCAACCCCGAGCAGCTGTTTGCTGCTGGCTACGCAGCCTGCTTCGAAGGCGCGCTGGGCGTGGCTGCCCGCCAGGCCAAAGTGAAGCTGGAAGGCGTGACCGTGGAAGCTTTCATTGGTTTTGGCAAGGCCGAAGACGGCGGTTACGGCATTTCGGCCGACCTGCACGTGAACATTCCCGGCGTAGAGCAGGCCCAGGCTGAGCAGCTCGTTGAAGCCGCTCACGGCATTTGCCCCTACTCGCGCGCTACCAAAGGCAACATCGAGGTAACGCTCAACACGACGACCAACGCCTAG
- a CDS encoding type 1 glutamine amidotransferase domain-containing protein translates to MNILMVLTSHDQLGNTGHKTGFWLEEFAAPYYVFLDAGATLTLASPAGGQPPLDPKSDDPSAQTDATKRFKGDPEAQKALATTVKLDSVSATDFDAVFYPGGHGPLWDLAEDQKSIELIEAFYNAGKPVAAVCHAPGVLRHVKAANGEPLVKGKQVAGFTNTEEAAVQLTDVVPFLVEDMLVQAGGNYSKGADWQPYVVTAGHLITGQNPASSEPAAEELLKLLKK, encoded by the coding sequence ATGAACATTCTGATGGTATTGACTTCCCATGACCAACTGGGAAATACGGGCCACAAAACCGGCTTCTGGCTGGAAGAATTTGCCGCCCCCTACTACGTTTTCTTAGACGCCGGTGCCACCCTGACGCTGGCCTCGCCCGCCGGTGGTCAGCCGCCCCTCGACCCCAAGAGCGACGACCCCAGCGCCCAGACCGACGCCACGAAACGCTTCAAAGGTGACCCGGAAGCTCAAAAAGCCTTGGCTACTACCGTTAAGCTCGACTCCGTTTCGGCAACCGACTTCGACGCCGTGTTTTACCCCGGTGGCCACGGCCCGCTGTGGGATTTGGCCGAAGACCAGAAGTCCATCGAGCTCATTGAAGCTTTTTATAATGCTGGTAAACCTGTAGCAGCTGTGTGCCACGCGCCTGGCGTGTTGCGCCACGTCAAAGCCGCCAATGGTGAGCCGCTGGTGAAAGGCAAACAAGTAGCGGGCTTTACCAACACCGAAGAAGCCGCCGTGCAGCTTACCGATGTCGTACCCTTCCTGGTCGAAGACATGCTGGTACAAGCCGGCGGCAACTACTCCAAAGGCGCCGACTGGCAGCCCTACGTCGTTACGGCCGGCCACTTGATTACGGGTCAGAACCCGGCCTCCTCCGAACCTGCCGCCGAAGAGCTACTCAAGCTACTAAAGAAGTAA